From a single Halorussus limi genomic region:
- the hemE gene encoding uroporphyrinogen decarboxylase — translation MSDLLVRAARGERTERPPVWLMRQAGRYIPEYRDIREDYTFKEAISTPEIAERITLLPWDRFEPDGLVMFSDILTVLEPLGLDYHIESGTGPVIENPVTRPSEVPDGHADVREELDYVGALLRRLQDSVGDRTSIIGFAGGPFTLAAYAVAGQPAGKKQKPIRRFRVEYPEAFRSLLERFADVVVDYVEYQVEAGADLIQLFDTYAGLLTPDDYREFVQPLHRRIFESCDVPTVVFARNPGGKLDLLAESGADVVSLDWTVDLADAREQLVDAPVQGNLDPAYLLGDEAFVREKTAEVIEKAGPEGHILNLGHGIDRETPVENAKAFVETAKEWEWE, via the coding sequence ATGAGCGATTTGCTGGTCCGCGCGGCCCGAGGCGAGCGAACCGAGCGACCGCCGGTGTGGCTGATGCGACAGGCCGGGCGGTACATCCCCGAGTACCGCGATATTCGGGAGGACTACACGTTCAAGGAGGCCATCTCGACCCCCGAGATAGCGGAGCGCATCACCCTCCTGCCGTGGGACCGCTTCGAACCCGACGGACTGGTGATGTTCTCCGACATCCTCACCGTCCTCGAACCGCTCGGACTCGACTACCACATCGAGAGCGGGACCGGACCGGTCATCGAGAACCCCGTGACCCGGCCCTCGGAGGTACCCGACGGACACGCCGACGTGCGCGAAGAACTTGACTACGTCGGCGCGCTCCTCCGGCGACTCCAAGACAGCGTCGGCGACCGGACCTCCATCATCGGATTCGCCGGCGGGCCGTTCACCCTCGCGGCCTACGCCGTCGCCGGACAGCCAGCGGGCAAGAAACAGAAACCCATCCGGCGGTTCCGCGTCGAGTACCCCGAGGCGTTCCGGAGTCTGCTCGAACGCTTCGCCGACGTGGTGGTCGATTACGTCGAGTATCAGGTCGAGGCTGGCGCGGACCTGATTCAACTGTTCGACACCTACGCCGGACTCCTGACGCCCGACGACTACCGGGAGTTCGTCCAACCGCTCCACCGGCGCATCTTCGAGTCGTGCGACGTGCCGACGGTCGTCTTCGCCCGGAACCCCGGCGGCAAGTTGGACCTGCTGGCCGAGTCGGGCGCGGACGTGGTCAGCCTCGACTGGACCGTGGACTTGGCCGACGCCCGCGAGCAGTTGGTCGACGCGCCGGTGCAGGGCAACCTCGACCCCGCCTACCTGCTCGGCGACGAGGCGTTCGTCCGCGAGAAGACCGCGGAGGTCATCGAGAAGGCCGGCCCCGAGGGCCACATTCTGAACCTCGGGCACGGTATCGACCGCGAGACGCCAGTCGAGAACGCGAAGGCGTTCGTGGAGACGGCCAAGGAGTGGGAGTGGGAGTAG
- a CDS encoding mycofactocin-coupled SDR family oxidoreductase, which translates to MAEYDFDGKVAFVTGAARGQGRSHALHYAENGADVVCADICETTDESTYELGDETELDETVREVEERGQRALGVQMDVSDEAEVEAGVEHAVSEFGRIDFLANNAGVAPVSGLMELDEETWDHALDVNLKGMWLCAKHVGAHMIDRGEGGRIVNTSSTAGMVASPGLGHYTAAKHGVLGLTKTLAMELAQYDITVNAVCPSAVDTPMTGGIVESIGEEMAEVAEQSGPDNVLGEIVQPEDVSAAFMWLSSDDARFVTGIGLPVAAGATAI; encoded by the coding sequence ATGGCGGAGTACGACTTCGACGGCAAGGTAGCGTTCGTCACCGGTGCGGCGCGCGGACAGGGACGGTCGCACGCGCTCCACTACGCCGAAAACGGGGCCGACGTGGTGTGTGCCGACATCTGCGAGACGACCGACGAGTCGACCTACGAACTCGGCGACGAGACCGAACTCGACGAGACCGTTCGAGAGGTCGAGGAGCGAGGTCAGCGCGCGCTCGGCGTCCAGATGGACGTGTCCGACGAGGCCGAGGTCGAGGCGGGCGTCGAACACGCCGTCTCGGAGTTCGGGCGCATCGACTTCCTCGCCAACAACGCCGGGGTCGCGCCCGTCTCGGGCCTGATGGAGTTGGACGAGGAGACGTGGGACCACGCGCTCGACGTGAACCTCAAGGGGATGTGGCTCTGCGCGAAGCACGTCGGCGCGCACATGATAGACCGCGGCGAGGGCGGGCGCATCGTCAACACCTCCTCGACCGCCGGGATGGTCGCCTCGCCGGGACTGGGCCACTACACCGCGGCCAAGCACGGGGTGCTGGGACTGACCAAGACGCTGGCGATGGAGTTGGCCCAGTACGACATCACGGTCAACGCGGTCTGTCCCTCGGCGGTCGACACCCCGATGACCGGCGGTATCGTGGAGTCCATCGGCGAGGAGATGGCCGAAGTCGCCGAGCAGTCCGGGCCGGACAACGTGCTGGGCGAAATCGTCCAACCGGAGGACGTGAGCGCGGCGTTCATGTGGCTGTCGAGCGACGACGCCCGGTTCGTCACCGGCATCGGACTCCCGGTGGCCGCGGGAGCGACCGCGATTTGA
- a CDS encoding AI-2E family transporter, with translation MNWNQFLDRDRNRIAWWLYLLALAVGVVYVGYSFVGMFVLGVFLYYASRPICDRVSDYVDNDGLAAGLTLAGIVTPILLVVGYVLLAGLRDVASLSGMPGSGLLAPLLNVNQLTANQQSLVQTLLENPSKVGSLSAQRIRQVVQAAMTALGAVLGALVLLSLSFGFAFFLLRDDDRIAAWFRDEVASPGSAAHAYAYAVDDELETVFFGNVLFVFTMAILAALVYYGFNFLAPPALTIPFAILLALLTGVASLVPLVVGKIVYVPLVGYLAWVAAGTGGAAMIYPIGLLVVSFLVLDILPQTFLQPYISGNEIHMGVMMFAYILGPMLFGWYGFFLLPLFFVLVIQAVRIVVTDLIHGDDLTPDVDAAPSLGARDLGDLGDEDEEDDEAASA, from the coding sequence GTGAACTGGAACCAGTTTCTCGACCGCGACCGGAATCGCATCGCGTGGTGGCTCTATCTGCTCGCGCTGGCGGTCGGCGTCGTCTACGTCGGCTACTCGTTCGTCGGGATGTTCGTGCTGGGCGTGTTCCTCTACTACGCCTCGCGGCCCATCTGCGACCGCGTGAGCGACTACGTCGACAACGACGGTCTCGCGGCGGGACTGACGCTCGCGGGCATCGTGACGCCGATACTGCTCGTCGTGGGCTACGTCCTCTTGGCCGGACTTCGCGACGTCGCCTCGCTGTCTGGAATGCCGGGGAGCGGCCTGCTCGCGCCGCTCCTGAACGTGAACCAACTCACGGCGAACCAGCAGAGCCTCGTCCAAACGCTCCTCGAAAACCCCTCGAAGGTGGGGTCGCTGAGTGCCCAGCGAATCCGACAGGTGGTGCAGGCCGCGATGACCGCGCTCGGTGCGGTCCTCGGAGCCCTCGTCCTCCTGTCGCTGTCCTTCGGGTTCGCGTTCTTCCTCCTGCGGGACGACGACCGCATCGCGGCGTGGTTCCGCGACGAGGTGGCCTCGCCGGGGTCGGCCGCCCACGCCTACGCCTACGCGGTGGACGACGAACTGGAGACCGTCTTCTTCGGGAACGTCCTGTTCGTGTTCACGATGGCGATTCTCGCGGCGCTCGTCTACTACGGCTTCAACTTCCTCGCGCCTCCGGCGCTGACCATCCCGTTCGCCATCCTGCTGGCCCTCCTGACGGGCGTCGCCAGCCTCGTCCCGCTCGTCGTCGGCAAAATCGTCTACGTGCCTCTCGTCGGCTACCTCGCGTGGGTCGCGGCCGGAACCGGCGGCGCGGCCATGATATACCCCATCGGCCTGCTGGTGGTGTCGTTCCTCGTCCTCGACATCCTGCCGCAGACGTTCCTCCAGCCCTACATCTCGGGCAACGAGATTCACATGGGCGTCATGATGTTCGCGTACATCCTCGGCCCGATGCTGTTCGGGTGGTACGGCTTCTTCCTGCTCCCGCTGTTCTTCGTGCTGGTGATTCAGGCGGTTCGAATCGTCGTGACCGACCTGATTCACGGCGACGACCTGACGCCGGACGTGGACGCCGCGCCCTCGCTCGGCGCGCGGGACCTCGGGGACCTCGGCGACGAGGACGAGGAAGACGACGAGGCGGCCTCGGCGTAG
- the hemG gene encoding protoporphyrinogen oxidase translates to MTTGERSPESVGIVGAGITGLSLAHYLADRDAEFTLFEAAAEPGGVVRSDRVDGHILERGPQRVRRTEHVEGMIRDLGLESEVRTADPDLPVCVYADGEIRPAPFSVEGFGETDLLSAEAKRRVLAEPYTDPADPDETAAEMFVRKFGDETYRNLLGPLFGGTYGSDPAEMPVGHALSGLVKLEARHGSLLKAAIARTMGGRDTPPAISFDEGLQRLPEALADAHAENVRFETPVTAVRADDDRGYELETPDGTESFDRVVLTTPADLTADLVVDLAPESADALRELHYNPLAMVYLRTDLDAAGVEPALGYQVGFDADLRTLGVSWNASMFDRGVVTAFLGGMHDPAILDESEDRMGEIAASEFEAVTGAEAEVVTVNVLRRGFPAYDDSWDAVERVELPEGVRLATNYTARMGVPSRIREAESVADDLAAALT, encoded by the coding sequence ATGACGACCGGCGAGCGCTCGCCGGAGTCGGTCGGCATCGTCGGCGCCGGCATCACCGGCCTCTCGCTGGCCCACTACCTCGCCGACCGCGACGCGGAGTTCACCCTGTTCGAGGCCGCGGCCGAACCCGGCGGCGTCGTCCGGAGCGACCGGGTCGACGGTCACATCCTCGAACGCGGACCCCAGCGCGTCCGGCGCACCGAACACGTCGAGGGCATGATTCGGGACCTCGGCCTCGAATCCGAGGTCCGGACCGCCGACCCCGACCTCCCCGTCTGCGTCTACGCCGACGGCGAGATTCGGCCCGCGCCCTTCTCGGTCGAGGGGTTCGGCGAGACCGACCTCCTGTCTGCCGAGGCAAAGCGTCGGGTCCTCGCGGAACCGTACACCGACCCCGCCGACCCCGACGAGACGGCGGCCGAGATGTTCGTCCGTAAGTTCGGCGACGAGACCTACCGGAACCTGCTCGGTCCCCTCTTCGGCGGCACCTACGGGTCGGACCCGGCCGAGATGCCGGTCGGCCACGCGCTCTCGGGCCTCGTGAAACTCGAAGCGCGTCACGGAAGCCTCCTCAAGGCCGCTATCGCCCGCACTATGGGCGGCCGCGACACGCCTCCGGCCATCTCGTTCGACGAGGGCCTCCAGCGACTCCCCGAGGCGCTGGCCGACGCTCACGCCGAGAACGTCCGCTTCGAGACGCCCGTGACCGCGGTCCGAGCGGACGACGACCGGGGATACGAACTCGAAACCCCCGACGGGACCGAGTCGTTCGACCGCGTCGTCCTGACGACGCCCGCGGACCTCACGGCCGACCTCGTGGTCGACCTCGCGCCCGAGTCGGCCGACGCGCTCCGCGAGTTGCACTACAATCCGCTCGCCATGGTCTACCTCCGGACCGACCTCGACGCGGCGGGCGTCGAACCGGCGCTCGGCTATCAGGTCGGCTTCGACGCCGACCTCCGGACCCTCGGCGTCTCGTGGAACGCGAGCATGTTCGACCGCGGGGTGGTCACGGCCTTCCTCGGCGGGATGCACGACCCCGCGATACTGGACGAGAGCGAGGACCGGATGGGCGAGATTGCGGCCTCGGAGTTCGAGGCGGTCACGGGTGCCGAGGCGGAGGTCGTAACCGTGAACGTCCTCCGCCGGGGATTCCCGGCTTACGACGACTCGTGGGACGCAGTAGAGCGCGTCGAACTACCCGAGGGCGTCCGACTGGCGACCAACTACACCGCGCGGATGGGCGTCCCGAGTCGGATTCGAGAGGCCGAGAGCGTGGCCGACGACCTCGCCGCCGCGCTGACCTGA
- a CDS encoding glycosyltransferase, giving the protein MRVLIVPELYRPDDPSANGTLGDAATWVRGWLDRDPAMHVYWLVPPSVPDEAILADRERVTAIRAEPFGSADAGSDADPPAADDNPPVADANLFTEGGYSWAELAAIEREIYDRGAYLDCVVDQRRTGRFDLRKWLCRQTDRWAADVAPFEVIANVHDLQVPFKYRYCDHRDEFQSRMEMAAAVFSDGIWFKAGADADRLREYATEVLRPAVVESAVDDALETGSPIDFSGFEESYADEPRYLHLAGSLWDKKCADRLLAVGERLHDEFGIETLLTSMEAIPEEYAAPEWVEARPEADRETYERALSRGDLAVCASEYETMARTPFEQAASGQVLVVRDEPWIYDCVPEDYRFARDADELGDAAVEAVEDWDEAVAENRRLVARVERVRNPDRSARRTHDDLRARVERKRERYDLDSTDAPVRAALADDSTSADAPSQTRSRAEARSPSRTEPRSLASVDASDDRPRVVDLNALRAHTADYTDDGAPATARQDYALADLVYALRSLGYRDAGNPGTPVFVRE; this is encoded by the coding sequence ATGCGCGTTCTCATCGTTCCCGAACTCTACCGCCCCGACGACCCGAGCGCGAACGGCACCCTCGGCGACGCCGCGACGTGGGTCCGGGGGTGGCTCGACCGCGACCCCGCGATGCACGTCTACTGGCTGGTCCCGCCGAGCGTGCCCGACGAGGCGATTCTGGCCGACCGCGAGCGGGTGACGGCGATACGGGCCGAACCGTTCGGTTCCGCCGACGCCGGTTCGGACGCCGACCCGCCCGCCGCGGACGACAACCCGCCCGTCGCGGACGCCAATCTATTCACCGAGGGCGGGTACAGTTGGGCCGAACTCGCCGCCATCGAGCGCGAAATCTACGACCGCGGGGCGTACCTCGACTGCGTGGTGGACCAGCGCCGGACCGGCCGGTTCGACCTCCGGAAGTGGCTCTGCCGCCAGACCGACCGGTGGGCGGCCGACGTCGCTCCCTTCGAGGTTATCGCCAACGTCCACGACCTGCAGGTGCCGTTCAAGTACCGCTACTGCGACCACCGCGACGAGTTCCAGAGTCGCATGGAGATGGCCGCGGCGGTCTTCTCGGACGGCATCTGGTTCAAGGCCGGAGCGGACGCCGACCGACTCCGCGAGTACGCCACCGAGGTCCTCCGGCCCGCGGTCGTAGAATCGGCCGTCGACGACGCCCTCGAAACCGGCAGTCCCATCGACTTCTCGGGGTTCGAGGAGTCGTACGCCGACGAACCCCGGTATCTCCACCTCGCGGGGTCGCTCTGGGACAAGAAGTGCGCCGACAGACTGCTCGCCGTCGGCGAGCGCCTCCACGACGAGTTCGGAATCGAGACCCTGCTGACCAGCATGGAGGCGATTCCCGAGGAGTACGCCGCCCCCGAGTGGGTCGAGGCCCGCCCCGAGGCCGACCGCGAGACCTACGAGCGCGCGCTGTCGCGGGGCGACCTCGCGGTCTGCGCCAGCGAATACGAGACCATGGCCCGGACGCCCTTCGAGCAGGCCGCCAGCGGGCAGGTCCTCGTGGTCCGCGACGAGCCGTGGATTTACGACTGCGTGCCCGAGGACTACCGGTTCGCCCGCGACGCGGACGAACTCGGGGACGCGGCGGTCGAAGCGGTCGAGGACTGGGACGAAGCGGTCGCGGAGAACCGCCGACTCGTGGCCCGCGTCGAACGCGTCCGGAACCCCGACCGGTCGGCCCGCCGGACCCACGACGACCTCCGAGCGCGCGTCGAGCGAAAGCGAGAGCGGTACGACCTCGACTCGACCGACGCGCCGGTGCGGGCCGCGCTCGCGGACGACTCCACGAGCGCGGACGCGCCCTCGCAGACTCGTTCTCGGGCAGAAGCGCGTTCGCCCTCACGGACAGAACCGCGTTCGCTCGCGTCCGTAGACGCGAGCGACGACCGCCCTCGCGTCGTGGACTTGAACGCGCTCCGAGCGCACACCGCCGACTACACCGACGACGGCGCGCCCGCCACCGCCCGGCAGGACTACGCGCTGGCCGACCTCGTGTACGCGCTCCGGTCGCTCGGCTACCGAGACGCCGGAAACCCGGGAACGCCGGTGTTCGTCCGAGAGTAA
- a CDS encoding choice-of-anchor I family protein, which yields MTTPFPAGTGGKSGIVLEQVGRYESGQFAEDAAEIVATSADSDYLFVVNAEVPGVDVLDATDPADPERVDRISVAEAWPDVAEVTNVALKDEVPVGDRETTVLAVSAVAEAADANGRVLFYDAADRSNVGSAEVGATPDAVKFTPDGSRVLTADSGEPSDDYEIDPPGTVSVVDVREGADAASVEQADFAEYDGREDELRDRGVHVFGPNPTASTNLEPEYLTVADDGETAYVVLQLNNALAEVDVESATVEGIRALGYKNHDETGNELDASDVDRLCIRNWPVYGMYQPDAIVAFESDGETYLATANEGGMRDSEGYSEVTTVADLDLDPEAFDCGAIPGVESVGDLQKSEHLGNLLTTEARGDVDGDGRHEEIYAFGGRSFAIWRPDGTLVYDSGADFELLEAIHHPEYFNADGLENVPFAQSTVKGPEPEGIAVGDVGDRTYVFVGLERIASVVVYDVTDPADPAFVQYVNNRNFDVDPQAVENGPADPRDVGDLGPEGVTFVPASASPVDAPLVAVGNELSGTTTLYRVHALREAEGSGE from the coding sequence GTGACCACACCGTTTCCGGCGGGAACCGGCGGGAAGAGCGGTATCGTCCTCGAACAGGTCGGCCGATACGAGTCCGGGCAGTTCGCCGAGGACGCGGCCGAAATCGTCGCCACCAGCGCCGACTCGGACTACCTGTTCGTCGTGAACGCCGAGGTCCCCGGCGTGGACGTGCTGGACGCGACGGACCCCGCCGACCCCGAACGCGTGGACCGGATTTCGGTCGCCGAAGCGTGGCCCGACGTGGCCGAGGTGACCAACGTCGCGTTGAAAGACGAGGTTCCGGTCGGCGACCGAGAAACCACCGTGCTGGCCGTCTCTGCGGTCGCGGAGGCCGCCGACGCGAACGGCCGGGTCCTCTTCTACGACGCCGCGGACCGCTCGAACGTCGGGAGCGCCGAGGTCGGCGCGACTCCCGACGCGGTGAAGTTCACGCCCGACGGAAGCCGCGTTCTGACCGCCGACTCGGGCGAACCGAGCGACGACTACGAAATCGACCCGCCGGGGACGGTGAGCGTGGTGGACGTCCGGGAGGGCGCAGACGCCGCCTCGGTCGAGCAGGCGGATTTCGCCGAGTACGACGGCCGCGAGGATGAACTTCGCGACCGAGGCGTCCACGTCTTCGGCCCGAACCCCACCGCATCGACCAACCTCGAACCCGAGTATCTGACCGTCGCCGACGACGGCGAGACCGCCTACGTCGTCCTGCAACTCAACAACGCCCTCGCGGAGGTGGACGTCGAATCGGCCACCGTCGAGGGGATTCGCGCGCTCGGCTACAAGAATCACGACGAGACCGGCAACGAACTCGACGCCAGCGACGTGGACCGCCTCTGCATCCGCAACTGGCCCGTCTACGGGATGTACCAACCCGACGCCATCGTCGCCTTCGAGTCGGACGGCGAGACCTACCTCGCCACCGCCAACGAGGGCGGGATGCGCGACTCGGAGGGCTACAGCGAGGTCACTACGGTCGCAGACCTCGATTTGGACCCCGAAGCCTTCGACTGCGGCGCGATTCCGGGGGTCGAGAGCGTCGGCGACCTCCAGAAGTCGGAACACCTCGGGAATCTCCTGACGACGGAGGCGCGCGGCGACGTGGACGGCGACGGTCGCCACGAGGAGATTTACGCCTTCGGCGGCCGGTCGTTCGCCATCTGGCGGCCCGACGGGACGCTCGTCTACGACAGCGGGGCCGACTTCGAACTCCTCGAAGCGATTCACCATCCCGAGTACTTCAACGCCGACGGCCTCGAAAACGTCCCGTTCGCCCAGAGTACGGTCAAAGGGCCCGAACCCGAAGGTATCGCGGTCGGGGACGTCGGCGACCGGACCTACGTCTTCGTCGGACTGGAGCGCATCGCCAGCGTCGTGGTCTACGACGTGACCGACCCGGCCGACCCCGCGTTCGTCCAGTACGTCAACAACCGGAACTTCGACGTGGACCCCCAAGCGGTCGAGAACGGCCCGGCCGACCCCCGCGACGTGGGTGACCTCGGGCCGGAGGGCGTGACCTTCGTCCCCGCTTCCGCGAGTCCGGTGGACGCTCCTCTCGTGGCGGTCGGCAACGAACTGAGCGGGACCACGACGCTCTACCGGGTCCACGCGCTACGAGAAGCAGAGGGGTCGGGAGAGTAA
- the hemH gene encoding ferrochelatase, which produces MSTGVVLLNFGEPAEPTRENVVAYLERIFLNNAALEEADTEEEKRERARQLAERRAPGLIEEYEEIGGSPLKPQAEAQADALADELAERGYDADTYLGMQFTEPFIADAVEAAHADDVDRLVALPIYPLCGASTTIAANEELREAADDLDWDVPVAEITGWHRHPRYNEIRADNVRRFADAHGLDLRDSATELVYSAHGTPRHYLEEGSRYDTYVEEFCDVVGRKLGVDSYSLGYQNHENRDIPWTEPEVEDVVEELGDDDSVERIVVEPISFMHEQSETLSELDDELREEAEEVGLDFYRVPVPHDDDRFKSVLGDLVEPFVGDFDPGYYQYRQCQCSDSPDAMCLNAPVERI; this is translated from the coding sequence ATGTCTACAGGAGTCGTGTTGCTCAACTTCGGTGAGCCTGCGGAACCGACCCGCGAGAACGTCGTCGCCTACCTCGAACGCATCTTCCTCAACAACGCCGCGCTGGAGGAGGCCGACACCGAGGAGGAGAAGCGAGAACGCGCCCGCCAACTCGCCGAGCGACGCGCGCCCGGCCTCATCGAGGAGTACGAGGAAATCGGCGGCTCCCCGCTGAAGCCCCAAGCCGAGGCCCAAGCCGACGCACTGGCCGACGAACTCGCCGAACGGGGCTACGACGCCGACACCTACCTCGGGATGCAGTTCACCGAACCGTTCATCGCCGACGCCGTCGAGGCCGCCCACGCCGACGACGTGGACCGACTCGTCGCCCTGCCCATTTACCCGCTCTGCGGTGCCTCCACGACCATCGCGGCCAACGAGGAACTCCGCGAGGCGGCCGACGACCTCGACTGGGACGTGCCGGTCGCCGAGATTACCGGCTGGCACCGCCACCCGCGCTACAACGAGATTCGCGCGGACAACGTCCGACGCTTCGCCGACGCTCACGGCCTCGACCTCCGCGACTCCGCGACCGAGCTCGTCTACTCCGCCCACGGTACGCCCCGCCACTACCTCGAAGAGGGGAGCCGATACGACACCTACGTCGAGGAGTTCTGCGACGTGGTCGGCCGGAAACTCGGCGTCGATTCCTACTCGCTGGGCTACCAGAACCACGAGAACCGCGACATCCCGTGGACCGAACCCGAGGTCGAGGACGTGGTCGAGGAACTGGGCGACGACGACTCCGTGGAGCGAATTGTAGTCGAACCCATTAGCTTCATGCACGAACAGAGCGAGACCCTCTCGGAACTCGACGACGAACTCCGCGAAGAGGCCGAGGAAGTCGGCCTCGACTTCTACCGCGTGCCCGTCCCCCACGACGACGACCGCTTCAAGTCCGTCCTCGGGGACCTCGTGGAACCGTTCGTCGGCGACTTCGACCCCGGCTACTACCAGTACCGCCAGTGTCAGTGTTCGGACTCGCCCGACGCGATGTGCCTGAACGCTCCCGTCGAACGCATATGA